In Acidobacteriota bacterium, the DNA window CGCACCTGGTTCTCGAGGATGAGGAAGAAGCCGCTGATGACGTCCTTCACGAGCGTCTGCGCGCCGAAGCCAATGGCGAGGCCGAGGATGCCGGCGCCGGTGAGCAGCGGCATGATGTCGACGTTCAGTTCCTTCAGTACCATGAGCGTGGCGGCACCGAACACGACGA includes these proteins:
- a CDS encoding mechanosensitive ion channel; its protein translation is MVAWLLTKLVRTIVDRVEREVTEGSLAGAAERAKRIRTLGNLVVNTVGVVVFGAATLMVLKELNVDIMPLLTGAGILGLAIGFGAQTLVKDVISGFFLILENQVR